A part of Deinococcota bacterium genomic DNA contains:
- a CDS encoding GNAT family N-acetyltransferase, producing MTLPHVPDALETARLTVRCPRVEDVAEIYAAVRESLDELRPWMPWATSDYSWEACEENSRGAIASFITRSDLRYHAHDRETGALLVCSGLHRIDWGVPKFEIGYWCRSSQCGKGYVTETARALTRLAFEELGAARVEIRCDDRNARSYRVAERCGFRLEGVLKNDSRAPDGSLRSTRIYALSELQELS from the coding sequence ATGACACTGCCCCACGTTCCCGACGCCCTCGAGACCGCGCGCCTCACCGTCCGCTGCCCCAGGGTGGAGGACGTTGCCGAGATATATGCGGCGGTGCGCGAATCGCTGGACGAGCTGCGGCCCTGGATGCCCTGGGCGACGTCGGACTACTCTTGGGAAGCTTGCGAGGAGAACAGCCGTGGGGCGATCGCCAGCTTCATCACCCGCAGCGATCTGCGCTACCACGCCCACGACCGTGAAACGGGCGCGCTGCTCGTCTGCAGCGGCCTGCACCGGATCGACTGGGGTGTGCCCAAGTTCGAGATCGGTTACTGGTGTCGGAGCTCGCAATGCGGCAAGGGCTATGTGACGGAGACGGCGCGGGCGCTGACCCGGCTGGCGTTCGAGGAGCTCGGCGCGGCTCGAGTGGAAATCCGCTGCGACGACCGCAACGCGCGTTCCTACCGAGTGGCCGAGCGCTGCGGCTTTAGGCTCGAGGGTGTGCTCAAAAACGATTCCAGGGCGCCGGACGGCTCCTTGCGATCGACCAGGATTTACGCGCTGAGCGAGCTTCAGGAGCTGTCTTAA